A portion of the Kribbella jejuensis genome contains these proteins:
- a CDS encoding LLM class F420-dependent oxidoreductase: MKIGYFLSSEEYSPAELIEQARMAEEAGFDGLWISDHFHPWNDEQGQSPFVWSTIGAISQVCELPVTTAVTCPTVRIHPAVIAQAAATSAVLLNGRFRLGIGTGEALNEHILGSVWPTVDVRLEMLEEAVEIMRRLWTEDGFVSHHGKHYTVDTARIYTKPDQPLPIYLSGFGPEATDLAARIGDGYITTAPDADLLRRFRDHGGGDKPAQAGFKVSYAPTAEEGVEQAHRIWANSGLPGELSQVLPSPRHFEQASQLVTKESTAKSVACGPDAKTHLEAFTPYVEAGFDEVYVGNIGPHSVDMMNLYRTEVLPELRLRKEQAHG, encoded by the coding sequence GTGAAGATCGGATACTTCCTGTCCAGCGAGGAGTACAGTCCCGCCGAGCTGATCGAGCAGGCCCGGATGGCCGAGGAGGCCGGGTTCGACGGGCTGTGGATCAGCGACCACTTCCATCCGTGGAACGACGAGCAGGGGCAGAGCCCGTTCGTCTGGTCGACGATCGGTGCGATCTCGCAGGTGTGCGAGCTGCCGGTAACGACGGCGGTCACATGCCCGACGGTCCGGATCCATCCGGCCGTGATCGCGCAGGCGGCGGCCACCAGCGCGGTGCTCCTGAACGGGCGGTTCCGGCTCGGTATCGGGACCGGCGAGGCGCTGAACGAGCACATCCTCGGATCCGTCTGGCCGACCGTCGACGTACGGCTGGAGATGCTGGAGGAAGCCGTCGAGATCATGCGCCGGCTGTGGACCGAGGACGGGTTCGTCAGTCACCACGGCAAGCACTACACCGTCGACACCGCCCGGATCTACACCAAGCCCGACCAGCCGTTGCCGATCTACCTGTCCGGATTCGGGCCGGAGGCAACCGATCTCGCAGCCCGGATCGGCGACGGGTACATCACCACGGCGCCCGACGCGGACCTGCTCCGCCGGTTCCGCGACCACGGTGGCGGCGACAAGCCGGCCCAGGCCGGGTTCAAGGTCAGCTACGCGCCGACCGCGGAGGAAGGCGTCGAGCAGGCGCACCGGATCTGGGCGAACTCCGGCCTGCCCGGCGAGCTCTCCCAGGTGCTCCCGTCACCACGGCACTTCGAGCAGGCCTCGCAGCTGGTGACGAAGGAGTCCACGGCCAAGTCGGTTGCCTGCGGCCCCGACGCGAAGACGCACCTCGAGGCGTTTACGCCGTACGTCGAGGCGGGCTTCGACGAGGTGTACGTCGGGAACATAGGACCGCACAGCGTCGACATGATGAACCTCTACCGGACCGAGGTACTGCCCGAACTGCGGCTGCGGAAGGAGCAGGCCCATGGGTGA
- a CDS encoding carbohydrate ABC transporter permease, giving the protein MSSDNGRAVKQRSRNGVSAAAPAPAPAGGNVSARRSAGRMFTVVSWIVLVGFAALWIIPSLWAIKTSLTPNSVSAVGAGPILRNWNLTIDSYRTLLNGGNIWNWYLASVVTSVVTVALTILFASMTAYALSRLRFRGRHLVFLLMIAGIMVPAQVLIVPIFQELNAFGLLNTYWAVILPQVPAVIAVFVFKQFFDGLPQAFEESALIDGAGYWRIYWSIVMPMSRPVIGAMSIVTFVGVWNNLILPLFVLSNPNLMTIPVGLATVQGSYGQQLSDIQASSILGALPLVVLFLIFQKRIVEGVAGTGLKG; this is encoded by the coding sequence ATGTCCAGCGACAACGGCAGAGCGGTCAAGCAACGGTCCCGCAACGGCGTGTCGGCGGCAGCGCCGGCGCCCGCGCCCGCCGGCGGCAACGTATCGGCGAGGCGATCGGCGGGACGCATGTTCACCGTGGTGTCCTGGATCGTCCTCGTCGGCTTCGCCGCCTTGTGGATCATCCCGAGCCTCTGGGCGATCAAAACCTCGCTGACCCCGAACTCGGTCTCGGCGGTCGGGGCCGGGCCGATCCTGCGGAACTGGAACCTCACGATCGACTCCTACCGGACGCTGCTCAACGGCGGCAACATCTGGAACTGGTACCTGGCCAGCGTCGTCACCTCGGTGGTGACCGTGGCGCTCACCATCTTGTTCGCCTCGATGACCGCCTATGCGCTCTCCCGGCTCAGATTCCGCGGACGCCATCTCGTGTTCCTGCTGATGATTGCCGGCATCATGGTCCCCGCGCAGGTCCTCATCGTTCCGATTTTCCAGGAGCTGAACGCGTTCGGGCTGCTGAACACCTACTGGGCGGTCATCCTTCCGCAGGTGCCGGCCGTGATCGCGGTGTTCGTCTTCAAGCAGTTCTTCGACGGACTGCCGCAGGCGTTCGAGGAGTCCGCCCTCATCGACGGCGCCGGATACTGGCGGATCTACTGGTCGATCGTCATGCCGATGTCCAGACCGGTCATCGGCGCGATGTCGATCGTCACCTTCGTCGGCGTCTGGAACAACCTGATCCTGCCGTTGTTCGTCCTGTCCAACCCGAATCTCATGACAATTCCGGTCGGCCTCGCCACCGTCCAGGGGTCCTACGGGCAGCAACTGTCCGACATCCAGGCCTCCTCCATCCTCGGAGCGCTACCGCTGGTCGTTCTGTTCCTCATCTTCCAGAAACGGATCGTCGAAGGCGTCGCCGGAACAGGCCTCAAGGGATGA
- a CDS encoding sugar porter family MFS transporter, with product MDLGGAFGMAPQQESAAGVLDHLDTRVPTSFYWSLTLLATVGGFLFGYDTANIGSVVNFLPWNLGSLALGYLVAGASIGAAVGALAAGPTSDRLGRKSLLVVDAAIYALGALLSAFAWDAWVLLVARTLIGLAIGADSAIATAYIAEYAPKARRGALGILQQWMITVGILISYLIALAVLIPLPQHVHSFDWRLLLGLGAVPAVFALVLRTRMPESPRWLMRQGRYDDAHDALAKLDIDVSAEQIERSAREVDERESQAGRPARNWTRGVKRALIVVCVFFAFQQITGINLPFYYGPKLLQPYLQNGGDKVQAAVAAVAITAGMSVVNVVATYFAFKFIDRVGRRKLALGGYAVMAVAMLIGAAGVAFTGGLTRIILIMIGLNVFIAAFAIGVGGTGWLIQGEYFPTAVRGRAAALGAAADWIANFALILLVPTMLNGFGLAWLMVLFAVLSAVALLFVNSYIPETKELSVEEITEIFERQAAS from the coding sequence ATCGATCTAGGAGGCGCATTCGGCATGGCGCCGCAGCAAGAATCGGCCGCCGGAGTACTCGATCACCTCGATACCCGGGTGCCGACCTCGTTCTACTGGTCGCTGACGTTGCTCGCGACCGTCGGCGGGTTTCTGTTCGGGTACGACACCGCGAACATCGGGTCCGTCGTCAACTTCCTGCCCTGGAACCTCGGCTCACTAGCGCTCGGCTACCTGGTGGCCGGCGCGTCCATCGGTGCCGCGGTCGGCGCGCTCGCCGCCGGCCCCACCTCGGACCGGCTGGGCCGCAAGTCGCTGCTGGTCGTCGACGCCGCCATCTACGCGCTCGGCGCGCTGCTGTCGGCGTTCGCGTGGGACGCCTGGGTGCTGCTGGTCGCCCGCACACTGATCGGCCTGGCGATCGGCGCCGACTCAGCGATCGCCACCGCTTACATCGCGGAGTACGCGCCCAAGGCGCGCCGCGGTGCGCTCGGCATCCTGCAGCAGTGGATGATCACGGTCGGGATCCTGATCTCGTACCTGATCGCGCTGGCCGTGCTGATCCCGCTCCCCCAGCACGTGCACTCCTTCGACTGGCGCCTGCTGCTCGGCCTCGGCGCCGTACCGGCTGTCTTCGCGCTGGTCCTGCGGACCCGGATGCCGGAGTCGCCGCGCTGGCTGATGCGCCAGGGCCGGTACGACGACGCCCACGACGCGCTCGCCAAACTCGACATCGACGTCAGCGCCGAGCAGATCGAGCGCAGCGCCCGTGAGGTCGACGAACGCGAGTCACAGGCGGGTCGCCCGGCCCGGAACTGGACCCGCGGCGTGAAGCGGGCGCTGATCGTGGTGTGCGTGTTCTTCGCGTTCCAGCAGATCACCGGCATCAACCTGCCCTTCTACTACGGGCCGAAACTGCTGCAGCCGTATCTGCAGAACGGCGGCGACAAGGTACAAGCAGCCGTCGCGGCCGTCGCGATCACGGCCGGGATGAGTGTGGTCAACGTCGTCGCGACGTACTTCGCGTTCAAGTTCATCGACCGGGTCGGGCGCCGCAAGCTCGCGCTCGGCGGGTACGCCGTGATGGCGGTCGCGATGCTGATCGGAGCGGCCGGTGTCGCGTTCACCGGCGGGCTGACCCGGATCATCCTGATCATGATCGGGCTGAACGTGTTCATCGCCGCGTTCGCGATCGGCGTCGGCGGGACCGGCTGGCTGATCCAGGGCGAGTACTTCCCGACCGCCGTCCGCGGCCGCGCCGCCGCCCTCGGCGCGGCAGCCGACTGGATCGCGAACTTCGCGCTGATCCTGCTCGTCCCGACAATGCTGAACGGCTTCGGCCTGGCCTGGCTAATGGTCCTGTTCGCCGTCCTGTCCGCGGTCGCCCTACTGTTCGTGAACTCGTACATCCCCGAAACCAAGGAACTCTCCGTCGAAGAAATCACCGAAATCTTCGAACGCCAAGCCGCAAGCTGA
- a CDS encoding extracellular solute-binding protein: MASDRSKMSAGLSRRSFLGGLGVAALGATTGCSVLGAGVAGTEVAPGTVTYWNLFGGGDGARMLVMEDAYRAGPGSPKLQAATFTWGNPYYTKLSLATIGQVPPDVAISHLTRSANLARAGLISEITEETLGMVGLSPGDFSEKAWKAQQLDGKNYAIPLDTHPFVLYYNAEVCEKAGLLDSAGNLKPINGTKGWEAALSAAKQVTGAYGASVATIGDQATSWRWFQTLYQQHEGATPWLADTGRTLSYNREITLDTLAYIQSLTKKGLMPADTDYAGSQTLMFTGKSGFYLQGEWEITTAQSIKGLKFGMVPVPTLFDRPAAQGDSHTFVLPARSRTDEQLRRAMGFVKSMLDQSLTWAKGGHIPAYLPTLHSQAYKELSPQSNYASAADTVVYDAPAWYSGSGSTFENIVGAQIGLVQQGLASPQAALARARSQLLTYANTPSPL; the protein is encoded by the coding sequence GTGGCTTCCGATCGTTCGAAGATGTCGGCCGGGTTGTCCCGGCGCTCGTTCCTCGGTGGTCTCGGAGTGGCCGCGCTCGGCGCGACCACCGGGTGCAGCGTGCTGGGTGCCGGCGTCGCGGGCACTGAAGTCGCACCTGGAACGGTGACGTACTGGAACCTGTTCGGTGGCGGTGACGGTGCCCGGATGCTCGTCATGGAGGACGCCTACCGAGCCGGTCCCGGATCACCGAAGTTGCAGGCGGCGACCTTCACCTGGGGCAACCCCTATTACACGAAACTCTCGCTGGCAACGATCGGTCAGGTCCCACCGGACGTCGCGATCTCGCATCTGACCCGTTCGGCGAACCTGGCGCGCGCCGGACTCATCAGCGAGATCACCGAGGAGACACTCGGAATGGTCGGGCTCAGTCCCGGTGATTTCAGCGAGAAAGCGTGGAAAGCGCAGCAACTCGACGGTAAGAACTATGCCATTCCGTTGGACACGCATCCCTTCGTCCTTTACTACAACGCCGAGGTCTGCGAGAAGGCGGGTCTGCTCGATTCGGCGGGCAACTTGAAGCCGATCAACGGGACCAAGGGATGGGAGGCTGCCCTCTCGGCCGCCAAGCAGGTCACCGGAGCGTACGGGGCTTCGGTAGCGACGATCGGCGACCAGGCGACCAGTTGGCGCTGGTTCCAGACGCTGTACCAACAGCATGAGGGAGCGACGCCTTGGCTTGCCGACACGGGCCGCACGCTGAGTTACAACCGCGAGATCACGTTGGACACACTGGCGTACATCCAGTCACTGACCAAGAAGGGCCTGATGCCCGCGGACACCGACTACGCGGGGTCGCAGACGCTGATGTTCACCGGGAAGTCCGGCTTCTATCTCCAAGGCGAATGGGAGATCACAACGGCCCAGAGCATCAAGGGACTGAAGTTCGGCATGGTCCCGGTCCCCACGCTGTTCGACCGGCCCGCTGCGCAGGGCGACTCCCACACCTTCGTGCTTCCTGCCAGGAGCCGAACCGACGAGCAGCTTCGCCGCGCGATGGGGTTCGTCAAGTCGATGCTCGACCAGAGCCTCACCTGGGCCAAGGGCGGTCATATCCCGGCCTACCTGCCGACGCTGCACAGTCAGGCATACAAGGAGCTCAGTCCCCAGTCCAACTACGCGTCCGCGGCTGACACCGTCGTGTACGACGCACCGGCCTGGTACTCCGGTTCTGGTTCGACGTTCGAGAACATCGTCGGCGCCCAGATCGGACTGGTGCAGCAGGGGCTTGCCTCACCGCAGGCAGCGCTGGCCCGGGCGCGGTCGCAGCTGCTCACTTATGCCAACACCCCGAGTCCGCTATGA
- a CDS encoding SRPBCC family protein: MGDYEASTMVDVAPNLVFDRLSDLGKLPTYIPWLTSLRPTAVPATAQGAEARRPHEAVHEDVDVTVGGGHRDGWIELVDEERTLRWGMDGGHRYGGELVVDFVADGTSKLTVRLHTTEPTGVDEELDRTLTTIKAMLEKEPS; encoded by the coding sequence ATGGGTGACTACGAAGCGTCCACGATGGTCGACGTCGCACCGAACCTGGTGTTCGACCGGCTGTCCGATCTCGGCAAACTGCCCACGTACATCCCCTGGCTCACCTCGCTGCGGCCGACCGCCGTGCCGGCCACCGCGCAGGGCGCCGAGGCGCGGCGACCGCACGAGGCCGTGCACGAGGACGTCGACGTCACGGTCGGCGGCGGGCACCGCGACGGCTGGATCGAGCTGGTCGACGAGGAGCGCACGCTGCGTTGGGGAATGGACGGTGGGCACAGGTACGGCGGGGAACTGGTCGTCGACTTCGTTGCCGACGGCACCTCGAAGCTGACCGTGCGGCTGCACACCACCGAGCCCACCGGCGTCGACGAGGAACTCGACCGGACCCTGACCACCATCAAAGCGATGCTCGAGAAGGAGCCCTCATGA
- a CDS encoding carbohydrate ABC transporter permease — MFVAPFGIFYLVFLIWPVVYMFITSLFDTSLVKHGFGPFAGFANYREMLTKPEFWSAMWHTIQFTLYTVPPLVVLAFVFAVLANRIGGRSEWLFRLAFFVPFILPSATIALIWSFIYTPSTGLWNSFQKLLGAADPAPVLGTPDLAMVGIAVTTVWWTIGFNFILYLAGLQDIPRELYEAAAVDGASQWQQIRSITIPLLSRTTTLVLLLQIIASLKIFDQVYLMTAGGPGISTQVVLGLVTTTAFTDYRVGAAAAASVLLFIVILAITVVRPLIERIQQRREA; from the coding sequence ATGTTCGTCGCGCCGTTCGGGATCTTCTATCTCGTCTTCCTTATCTGGCCGGTCGTCTACATGTTCATCACGAGCCTGTTCGACACCAGTCTGGTCAAGCACGGGTTCGGCCCCTTCGCCGGCTTCGCCAACTACCGGGAGATGTTGACCAAGCCGGAATTCTGGTCGGCGATGTGGCACACGATCCAGTTCACCCTCTACACCGTGCCACCGCTGGTCGTCCTGGCCTTCGTCTTCGCCGTCCTGGCGAACCGCATCGGAGGACGGTCCGAATGGCTTTTCCGACTGGCCTTCTTCGTGCCCTTCATCTTGCCGTCGGCAACCATTGCGCTGATCTGGTCGTTCATCTACACCCCGTCGACCGGCCTGTGGAACTCGTTCCAGAAGCTGCTCGGAGCCGCCGACCCGGCACCGGTGCTCGGCACGCCTGACCTGGCCATGGTCGGCATCGCGGTCACCACCGTCTGGTGGACCATCGGCTTCAACTTCATTCTCTACCTGGCCGGGCTGCAGGACATTCCGCGGGAGCTCTACGAGGCAGCCGCGGTCGACGGGGCGAGTCAGTGGCAGCAGATCCGCTCCATCACGATTCCGCTGCTCAGCCGGACCACGACCCTGGTCCTGCTGCTGCAGATCATCGCGAGTCTCAAGATCTTCGACCAGGTCTATCTGATGACGGCCGGCGGACCGGGCATCTCCACCCAGGTCGTACTCGGACTGGTCACGACCACCGCCTTCACCGATTACCGGGTCGGCGCCGCGGCTGCCGCATCGGTCCTGCTCTTCATCGTCATTCTGGCGATCACCGTCGTACGTCCGCTGATCGAACGCATCCAGCAGCGAAGGGAGGCCTAG
- a CDS encoding nucleoside hydrolase has product MRLVIETDLYSDVDDVGALAVAHHYADLGRAEILSIGVNTPSRYGYQAARVVNDWYGRDVPVGVLEPLDDSVFEQDYAKYLAERYGRTQDPPESAVVTHRRALAGAPDRSVTVVSLGFFGNLQGLLESLPDDISPLTGRQLVEAKVGKLVAMAGTFPQGREFNIVEEPDSARAVVAGWPTPIEFLGWEAGAEVITGKAISTRTGDVIGDAYRHYSGPGVGRASWDLLTVHLALEGADRYYELSEPGRLRIDPTGWSTFDPDPSGQHRYVSRTAPHLATELNRILEAPPLSRTR; this is encoded by the coding sequence ATGAGACTTGTCATCGAGACGGACCTTTACAGCGACGTGGACGATGTCGGCGCCCTCGCGGTCGCGCACCACTACGCCGACCTGGGCCGGGCGGAGATCCTGTCGATCGGCGTCAACACCCCGAGCCGGTACGGGTACCAGGCCGCGCGGGTGGTGAACGACTGGTACGGCCGCGACGTACCGGTCGGCGTTCTCGAACCGCTTGACGATTCGGTGTTCGAGCAGGACTACGCCAAGTACCTCGCCGAGCGGTACGGACGTACGCAGGACCCGCCGGAGTCCGCGGTGGTCACGCATCGGCGGGCGCTGGCGGGGGCCCCTGATCGTTCGGTGACTGTTGTGTCGTTGGGATTCTTCGGCAATCTCCAGGGCTTGCTCGAGTCCTTGCCGGACGACATCTCGCCGCTGACCGGCCGGCAGCTCGTCGAGGCGAAGGTCGGCAAGCTGGTCGCGATGGCCGGGACGTTCCCGCAGGGTCGGGAGTTCAACATCGTCGAGGAGCCGGACAGTGCGCGGGCTGTCGTTGCGGGATGGCCGACGCCGATCGAGTTCCTGGGCTGGGAGGCCGGCGCGGAGGTCATCACGGGCAAGGCGATCTCCACCCGGACCGGCGACGTGATCGGCGATGCGTACCGCCACTACAGCGGCCCCGGCGTCGGCCGGGCCAGCTGGGACCTGCTCACCGTGCACCTCGCCCTGGAAGGCGCGGACCGCTACTACGAACTCAGCGAGCCGGGCCGGCTGCGCATCGACCCGACCGGCTGGTCCACCTTCGACCCCGATCCGTCAGGCCAACACCGTTACGTGTCCCGCACGGCGCCGCACCTCGCCACCGAACTCAACCGAATCCTCGAGGCCCCACCGCTCAGCCGAACCCGCTGA